The uncultured Methanoregula sp. genomic sequence AGCCCTTGCTCATGCCCGGTACGAGCTCATCGAAGATGATGAACCTTATTATGGCGAGATCCCGGAACTGGAAGGAGTCTACGCAACGGGGAAAACCCTTGAAGAATGCCGGACGAACCTGAAGGAAGTGATCGATG encodes the following:
- a CDS encoding type II toxin-antitoxin system HicB family antitoxin; its protein translation is MILEYIEKALAHARYELIEDDEPYYGEIPELEGVYATGKTLEECRTNLKEVIDGWIIVRLRRGLSIPPIDNCTIEEVVRLDQSVRA